DNA from Granulicella arctica:
CGCCCACATCCGATGCTCAAGGCCGAGTCCGCCTCCATCCTCGAAGCCATCGAGCTCATCAAGGCCGCGAAGCGTCCCGTCATCCTCGCCGGTCACGGCATCGTCGAATCCGGCGCACGCGAGCAGGTCATCACCTTCGCCGAACGCCAGCAGATCCCCGTCGCCAGCACCCTCCTCGGCCTCGGCGCCTTCCCCACCACCCATCCCCTCTCGCTCGGCATGATGGGCATGCACGGCGAGTCCTGGGTCAACAACGCCATCCAGCAGGCCGACCTCCTGCTCGCCTTCGGCATGCGCTTCGACGACCGCGTCACCGGCAACCTCGCCAGCTACGCCCCCAACGCCAGGAAGATCCACATCGAGATCGACCCCAGCGAGATCAACAAGAACGTCAAGGTCGAAGTCGCCCTCATCGGCGACCTCGCCCGCACCCTCGACACCCTCCTGCCCCTGCTCCCCGAGAAGAAGGACGCGAGTTGGATCAGCGAGGTCAACGCCATGAAGGGTGACGCCGCCGTCCGCGACATCATCAACCTCCCCGACAACGGCCACCTCTACGCCGCCCACGTCATCAACGACATCTGGCGCGAAGCCGCCGCCGCCGGCCGCCTCGCCCAGACCGTCATCGTCACCGACGTCGGCCAGCACCAGATGTGGGAGGCCCAGTACTACAAGCACGACACCCCCCGCACGCTCATCACCTCCGGTGGCCTCGGCACCATGGGCTTCGCGCTCCCCGCCGCCATCGGCGCAAAGGTAGCCTGCCCCGAGAAGGACGTCTGGGTCATCGCCGGTGACGGCGGCTTCCAGATGACCGCCTCCGAGCTCTCCACCATCCAGCAGGAGAAGCTCGCCATCAACATCGCCGTCATCAACAACGGCTTCCTTGGTATGGTCCGCCAATGGCAGGAGGCCTTCTACGAGAAGAACTACGCCAGCTCCCCCATCCTCTCGCCCGACTTCGTCAAGCTGGCCGCCGCCCACGAGATCGACGGTGCCCACGTCAGCCAGCGCAAGGACGTCATCCCCACCGTCACCAGGGCCCGCACCAGCGGCAAGCCCTTTCTC
Protein-coding regions in this window:
- the ilvB gene encoding biosynthetic-type acetolactate synthase large subunit, which encodes MADNNQHPQLTGAEILWATLVGEGVTTIFGYPGGAILPVYDALRKFPIHHVLVRHEQGASHMADGYARASGKVGVCMATSGPGATNLVTGIATAMLDSIPIVCITGQVSSKVLGSDAFQEVDITAITMPITKHNYLVTRAEDIAPTIREAFQVATTGRPGPVLVDITKDAQQASATFDFAAAAPQPHRPHPMLKAESASILEAIELIKAAKRPVILAGHGIVESGAREQVITFAERQQIPVASTLLGLGAFPTTHPLSLGMMGMHGESWVNNAIQQADLLLAFGMRFDDRVTGNLASYAPNARKIHIEIDPSEINKNVKVEVALIGDLARTLDTLLPLLPEKKDASWISEVNAMKGDAAVRDIINLPDNGHLYAAHVINDIWREAAAAGRLAQTVIVTDVGQHQMWEAQYYKHDTPRTLITSGGLGTMGFALPAAIGAKVACPEKDVWVIAGDGGFQMTASELSTIQQEKLAINIAVINNGFLGMVRQWQEAFYEKNYASSPILSPDFVKLAAAHEIDGAHVSQRKDVIPTVTRARTSGKPFLINFQVEKEDGVYPMIAPGAALHEMVRRPAAAPLLETSEDK